The Impatiens glandulifera chromosome 8, dImpGla2.1, whole genome shotgun sequence genome includes a window with the following:
- the LOC124913294 gene encoding sodium transporter HKT1, with protein MKLFHAYSSPKSACWSIVSSFARFLFVEVNPFLIQLHYFVILSLLGFLALEVSKTRTQPLFKPQSLDLFFTSVSAITVSSMSTVEMEVFSNTQLIIMTILMLLGGEVFLSMIGLQLKRSRFVNNEKGLNAHDNSSNNSNQGIELGVTQNPEHETQIASNSGLVSILRYNKSTQFLSYVILCYLLVAHVIGAILVYMYLSFIKNTKELLSQRGLQAETFSIFTVVSTFANCGFIPTNENMVVFAENSGLLLILIPLALMGNTMYPVFLRILIWFLWKITRKQEFGFLLNKEDVENLGYDHLFPRKRSFFLGATVLGFILIQFVLFCSMEWNAEAMKGLSSFQKLVGSLFEAVSARHTGESIVDLSIVSPAILVLFTMMMYLPPYTSFLPIEEQEKLNLHMVQRKRRSKKLIDTILFSNLSYLVMFIILICFFERESMKNDPLNFNALNITLEVISAYGNVGFSVGYSCKRRIHHEGLCIEKLYGFAGKWSNKGKFMLILVMFFGRLKSFTMSGGRAWILA; from the exons ATGAAGCTATTCCACGCCtattcatccccaaaatcagcATGTTGGTCCATTGTATCTTCCTTCGCTCGTTTCTTGTTCGTCGAAGTTAATCCCTTTCTCATTCAGCTTCACTACTTTGTCATCCTCTCCCTACTAGGTTTCTTGGCTCTCGAGGTTTCCAAGACTAGAACGCAGCCCTTATTTAAACCTCAAAGCTTGGACTTGTTCTTCACTTCAGTGTCTGCGATCACAGTTTCCAGCATGTCCACGGTTGAGATGGAGGTTTTCTCCAATACCCAACTCATAATCATGACGATTTTGATGCTTCTTGGTGGAGAGGTCTTCCTCTCCATGATTGGGCTTCAACTCAAAAGGTCTAGGTTTGTGAACAACGAGAAGGGATTGAATGCACATGATAATTCATCAAATAATTCGAATCAAGGAATTGAATTAGGTGTAACCCAAAACCCCGAACATGAAACTCAAATAGCATCAAACTCGGGTTTAGTGTCGATATTGAGGTACAACAAATCAACCCAGTTTCTATCATATGTCATCCTATGTTATCTCTTAGTGGCTCATGTTATTGGGGCTATTTTAGTATACATGTACTTGAGCTTCATCAAAAATACTAAAGAGTTGTTAAGCCAAAGGGGCCTTCAAGCCGAGACCTTTTCCATCTTTACCGTAGTCTCTACTTTTGCAAACTGTGGATTCATCCCTACAAATGAGAACATGGTGGTTTTCGCTGAGAATTCAGGTTTGCTTCTAATTCTGATTCCGTTAGCCCTCATGGGGAATACCATGTATCCGGTGTTTCTACGAATCCTTATATGGTTTTTATGGAAGATCACGAGGAAGCAAGAGTTTGGTTTCTTGTTAAACAAGGAAGATGTCGAAAATTTGGGTTATGATCATCTATTTCCAAGAAAACGGTCTTTTTTCCTTGGAGCCACGGTTTTGGGATTCATATTGATCCAATTTGTGCTCTTCTGCTCTATGGAATGGAATGCTGAAGCAATGAAAGGTCTCAGTTCATTTCAAAAGCTAGTCGGTTCTCTTTTTGAAGCTGTGAGTGCTAGGCATACCGGGGAATCCATTGTCGATCTGTCTATTGTATCTCCTGCCATCTTGGTGTTGTTCACTATGATGAT GTACCTACCGCCCTATACTTCATTCTTGCCAATTGAGGAGCAAGAGAAGTTAAACTTACACATGGtgcaaagaaaaagaagaagcaaGAAGCTCATTGATACCATATTATTCTCTAATCTGTCTTATCTGGTGATGTTCATCATTCTGATCTGCTTTTTTGAAAGAGAAAGCATGAAGAATGACCCTCTTAATTTCAATGCCCTGAACATCACTTTGGAAGTAATTAG TGCATACGGGAATGTTGGGTTCTCGGTGGGATATAGCTGCAAACGAAGAATACATCATGAAGGTTTGTGCATAGAAAAGTTGTATGGATTTGCAGGAAAATGGAGCAACAAAGGAAAGTTCATGCTTATTCttgtcatgttctttgggagGCTTAAGAGCTTTACTATGAGTGGTGGTAGAGCTTGGATACTTGcataa